A region from the Benincasa hispida cultivar B227 chromosome 8, ASM972705v1, whole genome shotgun sequence genome encodes:
- the LOC120083329 gene encoding anaphase-promoting complex subunit 6, protein MRMREEEIEKLRGVVRDCLSKHLYSSAIFFADKVTAFTEDPADIYMQAQALFLGRHFRRAFHLLNASKIVLRDPRFRYLAAKCLEELKEWDQCLAMLGDANVDEHGNVLDNKDQSGMYLDKDCEDREINIVAATCFLRGKAYEALENRTQARLWYKAAIKADPLCYEALECLIESHMLTCDEESCLLSSLQFGPEDGWLSSFYACLIKKYDKENIIEARFKELERETCNSKSSDPSFMRTLKTNTDLLACKAEYYHQCGEYQKCFELTSVLLEKDPFHLKSTLVHLAAAMELGHSNELYLMACNLVKDYPQKALSWFAVGCYYYCIKKYDQSRRYFSKATTLDGTFAPAWIGYGNAYAAQEEGDQAMSAYRTGARLFPGCHLPTLYIGMEYMRTHSFKLAEQFFVQAKTICPSDPLIYNELGVVAYDMKEYNKAAWWFEKTLACIPSPLSEMWEPTVVNLAHSYRKLKMYREAIKYYEKALALSTRSLSTYAGLAYTYHLQDHFTTAITYYHKALWLKPDDQFCTEMLSLALMDECQNWMDPKVVEVC, encoded by the exons ATGAGAATGAGAGAGGAAGAGATTGAAAAGCTCCGAGGCGTAGTAAGAGATTGTTTGAGCAAGCATCTCTACTCATCCGCCATTTTCTTTGCTGACAAAGTCACTGCTTTCACTGAGGACCCTGCCGACATTTACATGCAGGCACAAGCCCTCTTTCTTGGACGCCATTTTCGTCGTGCATTTCACCTCCTCAATGCCTCCAAGATTGTGCTCCGTGACCCTCGGTTTCGCTACCTTGCTGCTAAATGCCTT GAGGAATTGAAGGAGTGGGACCAATGCCTTGCAATGCTTGGTGATGCCAATGTGGATGAGCATGGCAATGTGCTTGATAATAAGGATCAGAGTGGCATGTATCTCGACAAAGATTGTGAGGATCGTGAGATTAAT ATAGTTGCAGCAACATGCTTTTTAAGAGGCAAGGCATATGAAGCTCTTGAAAACCGCACTCAGGCTCGACTTTG GTATAAAGCTGCTATCAAAGCTGACCCTCTATGTTATGAG GCTTTGGAGTGCCTCATAGAAAGTCACATGCTAACTTGTGATGAAG AATCATGCTTACTTTCATCATTGCAATTTGGTCCTGAAGATGGATGGCTCTCATCATTTTATGCATGCTTAATAAAGAAG TAtgataaagaaaatatcattGAAGCGAGATTCAAAGAACTTGAAAGGGAAACATGTAATTCTAAAAGTTCCGATCCATCATTTATGCGTACTCTGAAAACTAACACCGATCTTTTAGCTTGCAAAGCTGAATACTACCATCAATGTGGTGAATATCAGAAATGCTTTGAACTTACCTCCGT CTTGCTTGAAAAAGATCCCTTCCATTTGAAAAGTACACTGGTACATTTAGCTGCTGCAATGGAGCTTGGGCATTCAAATGAACTTTATCTAATGGCATGCAACCTGGTCAAGGACTACCCTCAAAA AGCTTTGTCATGGTTTGCTGTTGGTTGCTATTACTATTGTATCAAAAAGTACGATCAATCACGTCGCTATTTCAG CAAAGCTACGACTCTGGATGGAACATTTGCACCTGCTTGGATAGGTTATGGTAATGCTTATGCTGCTCAAGAAGAGGGTGATCAAGCCATGTCTGCCTATCGCACTGGTGCTCGATTGTTTCCAgg GTGTCATTTACCAACATTATACATTGGGATGGAATACATGCGAACCCACAGCTTCAAGCTTGCTGAGCAG ttttttgtgCAGGCAAAAACAATTTGTCCATCAGATCCTCTTATTTATAATGAGCTTGGAGTTGTTGCTTATGACATGAAGGA GTACAATAAAGCAGCATGGTGGTTTGAGAAAACTTTGGCATGCATTCCATCTCCTTTGAGTGAAATGTGGGAACCTACAGTGGTTAATCTCGCCCATTCATACCGAAAATTAAA GATGTACCGTGAAGCAATTAAATACTATGAAAAAGCACTTGCGTTATCGACTAGAAGTCTTAGCACTTATGCTGGTCTTGCATATACTTACCATTTGCAg GATCATTTTACTACAGCCATTACATATTACCACAAG GCTTTGTGGCTGAAACCAGACGATCAGTTTTGCACCGAAATGTTGAGTTTAGCTCTTATGGACGAATGCCAAAATTGGATGGATCCTAAGGTTGTAGAGGTTTGTTGA